Sequence from the Priestia megaterium genome:
ATCGTTATATAGTTTCCAAAGTCATACAAGGAGTTGTGCCGTTTATCTGCTCGCTCTCCCATACCGGCCCAAACGTCTTGTGCTACTCCTTTAGTACCCGTAACTGTACCTTTTGCTAAAGTTATAGCACCTTCTCCTACGTCCTTGACTACAGCTTTTATACCGGTTTCTTCTTTTTTAGCCGCAGGGTTCTCGCAGATTTCTGTAAAGTCAAAGGATTCAGCAGTTTTTTCAGGTGCCACATCTCTAACCTGCCCCTGACTTACCACCGACTGCATAAGCATTCCCTCAACGCCCGTAGCGTTTTGAAGAATCTGTTGAGACGTTAGCATGCCCACAGTTGAAGAATCGTTGAGCGCCTGCAGGTATGGACTTTTTTCAAGTTCCACTGCTTGCTCTGCAGGTGACAGTTCCGCTAGTTTTTTCATGTTAGCAGGTGCTGTATCCTGCTGGATTTGCGTTAGCACTTCTCTTATGTAAGGCGACGTTTTTTCAAGCCTGTGAATTTCTTTTAACTGTTCAGCAGGCGTCATCGCCTGAAGCTGAATCAGCTTTTCAAGGCCTACTTCCTTTATCACTTTCTCTTGTTTTTCTTTTCTTGTCAAGGTTGTTTGAATGCCTTTTTCAAAAACCGAGACGCCTCCTGCATCATTCATCGCTTTTTTCGCCAACGCGCTCAGCTCACTTACATTGCCTGGCTGAATGGAACCATTTTGAAACCCAGCTTTCACTTTAGAAAGCAGCGAGTTTAAAGACGTCAGCTGATCTTGAATGCCTGAAAGGCTTTGCGTTTGCTGTTCGTCAAAACGGACTAAATCGTTCATCGTTTTGTCCGCTTTGTTTTTTGCTTGTTCTACTTCTGATAAAAAACCTTGATCGTTAAGCACTGAGACAGAAGCAAGGTGACTTACTTTTTGAATCGCTGCATTCGCTTGATCAACAAGCGAAACGGTTGTATTTCTTGTTTGATTTAAATGCGCAGGAATAGTGTCTTGCAGAAACGGCTGCGTGATGTAGCCGTCTTCGCTCGGTTCAAATGAGCGCAGCGCATGTGTGATTTGAGTTAATCGAGTTTCATAGGAAGTGAGTAATGAATGATACAGCGTTAAAAAAGAAGCATGTCCCGTTTCGTAAAAAGACCGAATCGCTTCTCCTCCTTTTCCTTTAAACGCATCATCTAAGCTTGAAAATGCCTGAACCTGTGAAATCAGGCCCTGAATTTGGTCTTTTTGACTTTTAATAGAGTCTAAGATAGCTTGAATATTTTCGTGAAAAGCATCGACATCAAGTGTTTTCAATAACCTGTAACCTCCTAGCTGTATCGATGTAGAAAAACAACGAACGGTTAAAGAACAATCCCTCGTCATTTTTCTAAACCCAAGCGGACGCTCCCCCCTTATAGGGCTTGCATCATCCGCTAAATAAAACCTTTTTATTTGAATGCTAAATCTATGCTGTTTGAAAGATTGTTTTTGATAGCTTTATATGAAATATGAACATTATTTAGCGGCGTTTGCAGCGTTTGCAGCTTTTTCATCTGCTTCTTTTATGGACTGTACGGATTTTTTGGTGGCGTTCAAATCATCGAGGAGCGTTTGCTTGTAGTCCACAATTAACGTTTGAAGCTGCTGGTTCAGCTGATTTAATTCATCGAGCACCGCTAGTTCTTGTCCGCTTCCTACGTGAAACGGAAAAAGCGGCTGAAACTGCTGCGCAGCAGCGCTTAGGTCAATAAGCGTTCTATTAATTTCACCATCTATTACTTTAATTTCGTCTGCCATACTGCATCACACCTTATCTTTTGCTTCGTCTTCTTGCATTTTAATGGCGCGTTCCATCCCTTGTATATCTGATTGAAGCGCCGTAATTTTTGCATCAATTGTCGTGATGGAATCCGTCAGCTGACGGGTCAGCAAATCATCGTATTCGTCTAACATAGACGTGCGGATGTCTTCAAACCCAACAGCAAGGCTGCCTGACCAAGTGGCGGAAGTGAGCTCTGGTTCTTTTACCTTTTCCTTTGCACGTTCGAGCTCTCCTTTGACTTCCGTTAACGTGTTTTTACTAGCCGTAAGCTGCTGGATATCTTCATGTGCCTGCTTCACTTGGGTATACAGATGAGCAACAAACATCTCATTCATATGATGACACTTCCTTTATATCTATCTCTTGGATCTTCTAACAGTAATTCCCTTTTATAGCATATCAAATAAAGAAAGAGAGCACATCGGCACGTTTTCTTATATTTTTTGGGAATAATGTAGGTTTTTAGTTCAATACCCACTCTTCAGGATAAAATAACCAAAACTATCTTACCATTTACAATTTATCAAGATTTTTGGACTACTTCATTTGTTATTTCCATGCCAATAAAAGGCCTTTTTACACAATTTTTTTGTTAAAACGCATTCATTCTTTCTATTCCCAAATATTTAAACATGCGCTAGTATATACATAATATAAAGAGGAGGTTGAGTATGAGAGAAAAGCTCGTAAGACTCGGTTATTTACTGGGGTTGGCTCTTGTTTTGTCCGGCATTTTATATTTCTTTGCATCGAACTGGCAAGGCTTTGACCGCTACACTAAAATTGCGCTGAGCGTGGGGCTGATGATGCTGTTTTACGGAAGTGCGTTTGCAGTGCGAAAGCTGCTTCCTCAGAAGGCGTTTTTAAGTCACTGGACGCTTTTGGCCGGCGCTCTTTCATTTGGATTAAGCATCGCGCTTCTTTCTCAAATTTACAACACGCACGCTGAATCGTACTGGCTGTTTTTAATTTGGCTTGTGCCGGTTATTTTGTTTAGCTTTTTTACAAAGTATCAGCCGTTTTACGTGTTATCGTTTGTTTTATTTCAATTCACCATGGCTTTTTTTATTTCACCAACAGGCGCAGTTTCACAGCGAGGCGAACACGAGACGCTTTTACTTTACGCAGGAATGGCGTTTGTGAACTTAATTATTTTTTGGATCATAAAAAAGAAACAGCGCTCGTCTCCTGTGATCATGTATGCGGCGTTTTGTTTGTTTCACTACATTTTTTTAACTCTTTCCCTGCCGGATTTCACAGGCAGCTCTAGCTTACGGATTGGTCTTATTATTTTTTATTTGCTGTTTTTACTAAGCTCCTTTTTTTATTTTTCAAAAGTGGAGCCGCAAAGGTCGTTTTTAGGGATTTCCATTGTGGCATTTGCTTTATTTGTTATTGAACAATTTTTCTCTTTTATTTTCAAACACTACGCTGAATGGTCACTGTTCTTAGCTTTAGGATTCGTGATTTTATTTATTGGTGCAAGCGTATGGTTTGTCAAATGGCTCACTGCCAACACTTCAGCACAAAAAACCTCGCTCCGCGTAATCAAACGAATAGCGGTGATTGGGATTACTGCCATTGCATCGGTGATCGGCAGCAGTTCTTTAGGAGGACTTGTCACTCTTATTACAGGAACGTACCCAACAAACGGAATGCTTGTGATCGGCGTTTTGCTGATTGTGGCATGTTATTTGATTAAAGCAGATATTCCAACGGTGAAATATACGCTTTTAATGATGGGGATATTAATTAGCGCCGGCGCTTCTTTTTTTGTGCACGACATTCTATTTTTTATCTACGTCATCGCACTTGTGGCACTTTTCGTGTTCACGAAGCATACGCCCGTTCGCCTGTTGTTTTTTGTACTAGTGCAAGGGCTTCTGTTAATAAAGGTTCCGACTACTTACTATGACACTATCAAAATAGATTATGTGCTGCTCGCTTTGTTTCTATTAAATGCAGCTGTGTATACAATAAAGGTACATCACGCGTTTAAAAAAGCAGCGCTGCTTCTTGCTTTGATCTTTTTACTGTCCCTGACTGAATTAAGCGAACCGTCTTTTTTAAATATCATTTACTGCATGGTGTTTTTTGTGATTTCGACTGTCTTTTTATTTGTGACGGTACGAAAAGAGCCAAAATATGATTTTATTGTCGGCATGATTTTCTGGTTTGTTTTTTTAGCGATGAAATATTACGACTTTGTGTGGGATTTATTTAATAAGTCACTTGTGCTTATTATTCTAGGTCTTATCTTTCTTTTCCTAAGCAGGAAATGGGACCTGTCAACGCCTGATCAGCCGCAGCCTTCGTTTCTTGACCGCAGTCGAATCGCTGTATGGGTCATCATTCTTGTTCAGCTCATTATTCTTAGCGGAATCTTCACTAAAAACGAAGTGGTTCTTCAAAACGGAAAAGAAATTAAGCTCGCTTTACAGCCGATTGATCCGCGCTCGCTGCTGCAAGGCGATTATGTCGAGCTGAATTACGACATTGCGCACGTTACATTACCTCATGTGAAAGACGGTGAAAAAGTGAAACTCGTTCTTCGCCCGAACAAACAAGGCGTGTATGAATACGCAAAAATCTATCAAGCGGATGATGACTGGAATAAGCCGTACACTTCTAAAGAAAAAGACGTTGTCATTACGGGCAGCTATCATGACTGGGGAATCCATTACGGGATTGAGCATTACTTTATTCCAGAAGGAACCGGCACCAAAGTGGAAAGCGAAGCTCATTTTGCCACTGTACGAGTTGGAAAAAACGGAGATGCAATCGTTACAAAAGTGGGTAAATAAAAAAAGCAGCCGCTTCAACATCGAAGCGGCTGCTTTTTATTTTAATTGATAAATACGCCGATGATCATCGTTAGAATAAGGATCACAAAGAAAATAATTATTCCGTAGCCAATCCATTTTATTCTTTTTGGCGTTCCTTTTACATTCATATCCGTTATTTTTCCTTCAATACGTTTTTGATGTTCAGTAACATCATCGTATTTGTTGTTAGGCGAAGTGATATTATCCTTCCTTTCTATTCAGTCGTTTTCTCTCTTTTAACAGCTCTTCGTATCTTTTTTCAAGCCGCTGCTTTTCTTTTCCTTCTGGGGTGATGGAAAGCTCGCTAATAACTTTTGTTACTTCTAGTTGAATCGCTAGTTTCTCCGCTTCATTTTGCTGCTGTGACGCTTTTTTGCTTTTACCCGTATCTTCAATCGCCGTGAGCTCCGCTTTGGACTGTTTTAGCGTCAAAACATGCGTCGCAAGTTTTTTAACAAAGTAGCGGTCGTGCGTCACAAATAAAATCGTCCCTGGATAAGCTTTTAATACTTCCTGCAGCGCTTCTTTTGTATGAAGATCAAGATAGTTGGTCGGTTCATCTAAAAGAAGAACGTTATAGTTTCCTAAAAAGACTTTTGCTAATGCCGTTTTTACTCGTTCTCCTCCGCTTAGCATCTCTACTTTTTTATACACGTCTTCACGTTTAAAAAGTAAGCGCGATAGTACCGTACGAATAAACTGCTCGGTGTACGGACTGTCTTCTTTAATGTTTTCTAAAATACTTTTAGCGGGATCTAGATTTTCAAGACGCTGATGGAAAAAGCCGAGTTTTACAGGCTTTGCAACCGTGATGCCTTCTGCTTGCTGCTCGATCATATTCAAAAGCGTAGATTTTCCGGCACCGTTTTTACCGACAATCGCTACTTTCGCCTTTGGCTTCACACCGCCTTTTAGACCTTGAAACAAGATATGGTCCCCAGCTGATGCCGAGACTTTGTCAAAGCTCAGTACCTGCTTGCTGTGAACTTGGTGAAACTGAGATAAATCAAAATGAATTTCTTCCATTTCTTTTGGCTTTTCTTTTTTCTCCAGCTTTTCAATTCTTGTTTCAATCGCTTTTGCGCTTCTATCTAGCTTGGCTTTTTGTTTTCCGACCGCTCGTTTATGAAGTCTCGCTTCAGAGTTCCCCATACGGCTCGGCGCTTTTTTAAGCGACTTTGATTTTTGGTTTTTTTCTTCAGACGCCAGTTCAAGCCTCTGCTTTTCTTTTACATACTGCTCATACTCAAACTGCTGTCTTTCAACTGCATGTTTTTTTTGCGTCACATACTCTTGATAATTGCCTTCGTAGCAGTGAACTTTGCCGTCTTCTACTTCCCAAATAGACGTACAGAGGCGGTTTAATAATTCTCGATCATGTGAAATCAGCAGCAAACTGCCTGTAAAAGCCTTCATTTCTTCTTCAAATTTCTCTACGCCTTTTACATCTAAGTGGCTCGTTGGCTCATCGGCTGCAAGTAGTTCCGCGCCCGATGAAAGAGCAGCAGCAATTTTCTTTCTGGTTTCTTCTCCTCCGCTAAGAAAGTCGGCTTCATTTGGCACGTTCCACTGACTTTTCATCTCGGGAGATACAGCTCCTG
This genomic interval carries:
- a CDS encoding GDYXXLXY domain-containing protein, which translates into the protein MREKLVRLGYLLGLALVLSGILYFFASNWQGFDRYTKIALSVGLMMLFYGSAFAVRKLLPQKAFLSHWTLLAGALSFGLSIALLSQIYNTHAESYWLFLIWLVPVILFSFFTKYQPFYVLSFVLFQFTMAFFISPTGAVSQRGEHETLLLYAGMAFVNLIIFWIIKKKQRSSPVIMYAAFCLFHYIFLTLSLPDFTGSSSLRIGLIIFYLLFLLSSFFYFSKVEPQRSFLGISIVAFALFVIEQFFSFIFKHYAEWSLFLALGFVILFIGASVWFVKWLTANTSAQKTSLRVIKRIAVIGITAIASVIGSSSLGGLVTLITGTYPTNGMLVIGVLLIVACYLIKADIPTVKYTLLMMGILISAGASFFVHDILFFIYVIALVALFVFTKHTPVRLLFFVLVQGLLLIKVPTTYYDTIKIDYVLLALFLLNAAVYTIKVHHAFKKAALLLALIFLLSLTELSEPSFLNIIYCMVFFVISTVFLFVTVRKEPKYDFIVGMIFWFVFLAMKYYDFVWDLFNKSLVLIILGLIFLFLSRKWDLSTPDQPQPSFLDRSRIAVWVIILVQLIILSGIFTKNEVVLQNGKEIKLALQPIDPRSLLQGDYVELNYDIAHVTLPHVKDGEKVKLVLRPNKQGVYEYAKIYQADDDWNKPYTSKEKDVVITGSYHDWGIHYGIEHYFIPEGTGTKVESEAHFATVRVGKNGDAIVTKVGK
- the abc-f gene encoding ribosomal protection-like ABC-F family protein — its product is MLLLEAINIEKSYGDRLLFQAEKLQVHRGERIGIVGKNGEGKSTLLHILMKKMSPDQGIVQTYGRSSLIPQLDVQTTGAVSPEMKSQWNVPNEADFLSGGEETRKKIAAALSSGAELLAADEPTSHLDVKGVEKFEEEMKAFTGSLLLISHDRELLNRLCTSIWEVEDGKVHCYEGNYQEYVTQKKHAVERQQFEYEQYVKEKQRLELASEEKNQKSKSLKKAPSRMGNSEARLHKRAVGKQKAKLDRSAKAIETRIEKLEKKEKPKEMEEIHFDLSQFHQVHSKQVLSFDKVSASAGDHILFQGLKGGVKPKAKVAIVGKNGAGKSTLLNMIEQQAEGITVAKPVKLGFFHQRLENLDPAKSILENIKEDSPYTEQFIRTVLSRLLFKREDVYKKVEMLSGGERVKTALAKVFLGNYNVLLLDEPTNYLDLHTKEALQEVLKAYPGTILFVTHDRYFVKKLATHVLTLKQSKAELTAIEDTGKSKKASQQQNEAEKLAIQLEVTKVISELSITPEGKEKQRLEKRYEELLKERKRLNRKEG
- a CDS encoding YwqH-like family protein, with amino-acid sequence MNEMFVAHLYTQVKQAHEDIQQLTASKNTLTEVKGELERAKEKVKEPELTSATWSGSLAVGFEDIRTSMLDEYDDLLTRQLTDSITTIDAKITALQSDIQGMERAIKMQEDEAKDKV
- a CDS encoding DUF5344 family protein — its product is MADEIKVIDGEINRTLIDLSAAAQQFQPLFPFHVGSGQELAVLDELNQLNQQLQTLIVDYKQTLLDDLNATKKSVQSIKEADEKAANAANAAK